A window from Dehalococcoidales bacterium encodes these proteins:
- a CDS encoding iron-containing alcohol dehydrogenase encodes MAFRAFVVPRHIYTGPGALENLSTVEAKRALIVTDSTLRKLGIVERVEKILHTSNIETHIFDQVEPEPSIQTARAVFSVAQDFKPDLIIGLGGGSPMDVGKIAWVLYENPDMASLSFPEFRDEVPNCELRKKARYVAIATTSGTASEVTPGAVAVDLSMNPPYKTGVGTKEMVPDIAIVDPELTVSIPPDVTANTGFDALIHAIECYILEPPSAIVDSLSLWAAKTIWEWLPKAVANGKDLIAREKMHTASLQAGMAFGNARLGLVHDTGHILGSTFHIPHGRACAFLLCQSFALIYPTRKERFGSLATVLDITGRGHRGKAVNLLTHINELKQVVGIPLAIKDAGIDNARFQAELDNMADVYMNKFGQYIAKMTPERRRVAGGHPVTSGGIKEFYTHAWNGTWAELK; translated from the coding sequence ATGGCATTTCGTGCATTTGTTGTTCCACGTCACATTTACACCGGACCAGGAGCACTGGAGAACCTGAGCACCGTGGAAGCGAAGCGGGCCCTGATTGTTACCGATTCAACACTTCGTAAACTCGGGATAGTGGAACGCGTGGAGAAAATACTGCACACCAGCAACATAGAGACGCACATCTTCGACCAGGTTGAACCGGAGCCATCAATACAAACGGCCCGGGCTGTGTTCTCTGTAGCGCAAGACTTCAAGCCCGACCTGATTATCGGGCTTGGCGGTGGTTCTCCTATGGATGTCGGCAAAATAGCTTGGGTCCTCTACGAGAACCCGGATATGGCCAGCCTGTCGTTTCCGGAATTTCGGGATGAGGTACCGAACTGTGAGCTCCGTAAGAAAGCCAGATATGTAGCAATTGCAACGACCAGCGGCACCGCATCCGAGGTAACCCCGGGCGCCGTAGCTGTAGACCTCAGTATGAATCCGCCTTACAAAACCGGCGTAGGGACGAAAGAGATGGTACCTGATATAGCCATTGTCGATCCCGAACTAACAGTTTCAATACCACCGGATGTAACCGCCAACACCGGTTTTGATGCTCTTATTCATGCCATTGAGTGTTATATACTCGAACCACCGTCGGCCATAGTTGATTCCCTGTCGTTGTGGGCTGCAAAAACCATATGGGAATGGTTACCAAAAGCAGTGGCCAACGGCAAAGACCTAATAGCCCGCGAAAAGATGCACACAGCATCACTCCAGGCAGGGATGGCGTTCGGTAACGCCAGGTTAGGACTGGTTCATGATACAGGTCATATCCTTGGCTCTACCTTCCATATTCCTCACGGTCGAGCCTGTGCTTTCCTGCTGTGCCAATCGTTCGCTCTCATTTATCCTACTCGTAAGGAACGTTTTGGAAGCCTGGCAACTGTACTGGATATAACCGGACGAGGTCATCGTGGCAAGGCTGTCAACCTGTTAACGCACATAAACGAATTGAAGCAAGTGGTAGGAATACCTCTGGCAATTAAAGACGCCGGGATTGACAATGCACGTTTCCAGGCTGAACTCGACAACATGGCCGATGTGTATATGAACAAATTTGGTCAGTACATAGCAAAAATGACACCAGAGCGGCGCCGGGTAGCCGGTGGGCATCCAGTTACTAGTGGTGGGATAAAGGAATTCTACACCCATGCCTGGAACGGGACATGGGCAGAGTTAAAGTGA
- a CDS encoding enoyl-CoA hydratase-related protein, with protein sequence MDYKTIVLEKKEGIATITLNRPDRLNALSSEMNRELWHAIEEIESDTSSRVLVLTGTGRAFCVGEDVKERPGDSAEVRGRQTPLTKLSTGPRNLVRFADTFRNMVKPTIASVNGFAVGQGLSLALSCDIRIVSEEAQFGAIWVRRGIPPESAGAYLLTQLVGPAKACELVFTGKMISAGEAKDIGLVNEVVPADQLQVATCELARSIAEGPPIAIGIAKMMLYQALETSLAVSSRLEFFGQDYSFNTEDREEGIKSFLEKRKAEFQGK encoded by the coding sequence ATGGACTATAAGACCATCGTCTTAGAAAAGAAAGAGGGTATCGCCACTATCACCCTCAATCGTCCTGACAGGCTAAATGCTCTGTCCTCGGAAATGAACCGCGAGTTATGGCACGCTATTGAAGAAATAGAGAGTGACACATCATCGAGAGTATTAGTATTAACGGGAACAGGCCGAGCATTTTGTGTCGGAGAGGACGTAAAAGAACGACCAGGCGACTCCGCTGAGGTCAGGGGACGACAAACCCCACTAACGAAGCTGTCTACCGGTCCCAGGAACCTGGTGCGGTTCGCCGATACTTTTAGAAACATGGTTAAGCCAACCATTGCCTCCGTGAATGGCTTTGCCGTAGGTCAGGGGCTTAGCCTGGCCCTGTCCTGTGATATCAGGATTGTATCAGAAGAAGCCCAGTTTGGCGCCATTTGGGTCCGCCGGGGCATTCCCCCGGAATCAGCGGGGGCTTACCTGCTGACTCAATTGGTAGGCCCGGCCAAAGCGTGTGAGCTGGTTTTTACCGGGAAAATGATCAGTGCCGGAGAAGCCAAAGATATCGGCCTGGTTAACGAAGTAGTACCGGCAGACCAGCTCCAGGTAGCCACCTGCGAGCTAGCCAGAAGCATCGCTGAAGGGCCGCCGATAGCTATTGGTATTGCAAAAATGATGCTCTACCAGGCCCTGGAAACCAGCCTTGCCGTTAGCAGCCGCCTGGAGTTCTTCGGTCAAGATTACAGTTTCAATACTGAAGACCGTGAGGAGGGAATCAAGTCCTTCCTGGAAAAAAGGAAAGCCGAATTTCAGGGGAAGTAA
- a CDS encoding acyl-CoA dehydrogenase family protein, producing the protein MSLDLNLTESEEMLKATALDFMKRDVPKEVIQHLQETDTGLTDELWRKVVEMGWLGIIIPEQYGGAGNPLTSAGVLFEAIGAGPLPGPYFSSGILSSLIVLEAGTDEQKQQILPAIAEGKQILTLALTEPDYSWGPGVIRTTATSEGSDFILDGLKLFTMDAQAATHFIVVARTEKESDPAKGISLFLVDRESEGISVTRLPGFLTGRTFEVKLDSVKVPQSAMLGGKDEGWPLLQKSIDKAIPVLCAYKVGGCQAVFDMTLEYSRIRVQFGMPIGRFQRVQDMIINMVTHLDAARWATYEALWKLDTQRPAMESIHLAKALASRAYWEVCTIGHQVFSGVSYSKEHALSFHTRASRSLYNFLGEPTYHRQQIAQLLTTS; encoded by the coding sequence ATGAGTTTGGACTTAAATCTCACTGAAAGTGAAGAGATGTTAAAGGCAACGGCACTTGATTTCATGAAGCGAGATGTCCCCAAGGAGGTTATCCAGCACCTGCAGGAGACAGACACGGGTCTCACAGACGAACTCTGGCGCAAGGTAGTGGAAATGGGCTGGTTGGGAATTATCATCCCGGAGCAGTATGGTGGCGCGGGGAATCCACTGACCAGTGCCGGCGTCCTCTTTGAAGCGATAGGCGCCGGTCCTCTACCGGGACCGTATTTCTCTTCCGGGATATTGAGTAGCCTGATTGTCCTGGAAGCAGGCACTGATGAACAAAAACAGCAGATTCTACCAGCCATTGCCGAAGGGAAGCAAATTCTGACTCTGGCACTGACTGAACCTGATTATAGTTGGGGGCCCGGAGTGATACGGACAACTGCTACCAGCGAGGGTAGCGATTTTATTCTTGATGGACTGAAGCTGTTCACCATGGATGCTCAAGCAGCCACTCATTTTATTGTTGTCGCCCGTACAGAAAAAGAGTCTGACCCGGCCAAAGGAATTTCTCTCTTTCTAGTGGATAGGGAATCCGAAGGAATCTCAGTAACCCGACTCCCGGGTTTTCTCACGGGACGAACTTTTGAGGTAAAGCTGGATTCTGTGAAGGTGCCCCAATCAGCCATGCTTGGCGGCAAAGACGAGGGGTGGCCACTTCTGCAAAAGTCTATAGATAAAGCCATACCTGTCCTTTGTGCCTACAAGGTAGGAGGTTGTCAGGCTGTCTTTGATATGACGCTGGAATACAGCCGTATCAGGGTACAGTTCGGTATGCCTATCGGTCGCTTTCAAAGAGTCCAGGACATGATTATCAATATGGTCACACATCTGGATGCTGCCCGATGGGCTACCTATGAAGCCCTCTGGAAGCTCGATACGCAAAGGCCGGCTATGGAAAGCATACATCTGGCCAAGGCTCTTGCAAGCCGGGCCTACTGGGAAGTCTGCACAATTGGGCACCAGGTGTTCAGTGGTGTTAGTTACTCAAAGGAACATGCACTCAGCTTCCATACAAGAGCATCTCGTTCCCTGTATAACTTTCTCGGTGAGCCGACTTATCACCGTCAACAGATAGCTCAGCTTCTAACAACTTCATAA